From Pseudomonas arsenicoxydans:
TACGGGCAGGCCCTGGTCGTGGTACATCGCCAGCACCGCGTCGCAGTGCTCCAGATATTTGGGGGTAAACAGAGTGTCGGCGGGCAGGGGGCCGCGAAGGTCCATGCCCTCACCGCGCAGGCGCTCTAATGTAGGTTCGATGATATCGATTTCTTCGTGGCCCAGGTGTCCGCCTTCACCGGCATGCGGGTTGAGTCCGCAGACCAGGATGCGTGGCTGGGCGATGCCGAATTTTTCTTGCAGGTCGCTGTGCAGGATCCGCGTGACCCGTTCCAGGCGCTCCGGCGTGATCGCATCGGCAATCTCGCGAAGGGGCAGGTGAGTGGTGACCAGCGCAACACGCAAGCCGCGCGTGGCGAGCATCATCACCACTTGTGCAGTATGGGTCAGGTCAGCAAGAAACTCGGTGTGCCCGGAAAAGGCTATCCCGGATTCATTGATCACACCCTTGTGCACGGGGGCGGTAATCATCCCTGCGAAATGCCCATCGAGGCAGCCTTGGCCCGCACGGGTCAGGGTTTCCAGGACGAATGCGGCATTGGCCTTGTCCAGTTGCCCGGCGGTGACCGGTGCACTGAGCGGGGTATCCCAGACATACAGGCTATTGGCGGGCGCCGGAGCGTCTGGCCAGCTGTCCGGCGTGACCGGGAGCAAGTCGACAACCACGCCCAGCTGCGCGGCCCGCTCAAGGAGCAGGTCGCGGCTGGTTATGGCAATCAGGGGGTGCGGCTGGGCTTGCGCGGCGAGCAGCAGGCACAGGTCGGGACCTATGCCGGCCGGTTCGCCGGGTGTCAGCGCGAAACGCTTGGGTTTCACTGCGCTGCCTGGTCTGCACCAGGGAGTTTGATTTCTACGTACGCTTCGTCACGGATCTGACGCAGCCAGGTTTGCAGCTCTTCGTCGTATTTGCGGTTACGCAGTACGGTCATTGCCTGTTGCTCGCGAGCCTGGGCGGTGCTGTCGGTGGCGCGACGGCCAAGGACTTCCAGAACGTGCCAGCCGTATTGGGTCTGGAACGGCTTGGACAGCTGACCTTGCGGGGTCTTGGCCATTACTTCGCG
This genomic window contains:
- the pdxA gene encoding 4-hydroxythreonine-4-phosphate dehydrogenase PdxA, producing the protein MKPKRFALTPGEPAGIGPDLCLLLAAQAQPHPLIAITSRDLLLERAAQLGVVVDLLPVTPDSWPDAPAPANSLYVWDTPLSAPVTAGQLDKANAAFVLETLTRAGQGCLDGHFAGMITAPVHKGVINESGIAFSGHTEFLADLTHTAQVVMMLATRGLRVALVTTHLPLREIADAITPERLERVTRILHSDLQEKFGIAQPRILVCGLNPHAGEGGHLGHEEIDIIEPTLERLRGEGMDLRGPLPADTLFTPKYLEHCDAVLAMYHDQGLPVLKYKGFGAAVNVTLGLPIIRTSVDHGTALDLAGSGKIDTGSLQVALETAYQMAETRL